One region of Candidatus Bathyarchaeia archaeon genomic DNA includes:
- a CDS encoding DUF4184 family protein encodes MPFTPFHLGPASILALTLLSYVYLPALLLGSIAPDIEPMIILYFNLPYPLHGFLHTLIGGTLLALLLTTLTFILRKPIENIMSLLKLSQKQSFQRILAGALIGIYSHILLDAYLYTDIQPFYPLDQNPLLNPSTFRYFEIYTICTISFIIAVAMYGLYLWKKHNPPSQTKN; translated from the coding sequence ATGCCTTTTACTCCATTCCACCTAGGTCCCGCATCCATCCTTGCCCTAACCCTATTATCCTACGTGTATCTGCCAGCCCTCCTACTAGGAAGCATCGCACCCGACATAGAACCCATGATCATACTATATTTCAACTTGCCCTACCCTCTCCACGGCTTCCTACACACCCTAATCGGAGGCACACTACTAGCACTGCTACTCACAACACTCACGTTCATACTGCGGAAACCCATAGAAAACATAATGTCTCTTCTAAAGCTAAGCCAAAAACAATCATTTCAAAGAATCCTAGCTGGCGCATTGATCGGCATCTACTCACACATCCTACTAGACGCCTACCTCTACACCGACATCCAACCCTTCTACCCACTAGACCAGAACCCACTCCTCAACCCAAGCACGTTCCGATACTTCGAAATCTACACAATCTGCACAATCAGCTTCATCATAGCCGTAGCCATGTACGGCTTATACCTGTGGAAAAAACACAACCCGCCGAGCCAGACAAAGAATTGA
- a CDS encoding UPF0175 family protein encodes MTLKPLAVRIPEEIEKEILEAVDRMKLDKATVVRTLLEMGIEEWRKQTALELLRNGKVTFAKAAEMAKLSLWELADLVKQRNVEWVRYTPEEIEKELKEATVADSE; translated from the coding sequence TTGACACTCAAGCCACTGGCAGTAAGGATACCTGAAGAGATTGAGAAAGAAATTCTAGAAGCAGTTGACCGCATGAAACTCGACAAAGCCACAGTGGTTAGAACACTCCTCGAAATGGGAATCGAGGAATGGAGAAAACAAACTGCTCTAGAACTGTTACGAAACGGAAAAGTAACGTTTGCCAAAGCCGCAGAAATGGCCAAACTCTCACTCTGGGAACTCGCTGACCTAGTGAAACAACGCAACGTAGAATGGGTCAGGTACACACCTGAAGAGATCGAAAAAGAACTAAAAGAAGCCACTGTGGCGGACTCCGAGTGA
- a CDS encoding DUF3368 domain-containing protein, with protein MKPLVFNATPLIYITKVGLAKILEQLKDEKLTSPHVKREVVDKGKRKGIPDAIILDKMFTDHVFKVTEVKNKRLLASLLETKGLHITDAEVLVIAREQNGIAVIDDEVARKTARIFAISYVGTPCILMRAVCHGLITKERAKQAINEMTLQGWRCSLESYSKIMEALERCDKRQGRTRIEKPKK; from the coding sequence GTGAAGCCACTCGTCTTCAACGCCACACCATTAATCTACATAACCAAAGTCGGACTAGCAAAGATCCTCGAACAATTAAAAGATGAAAAACTAACTTCACCACACGTCAAAAGAGAAGTCGTAGACAAAGGAAAGCGCAAAGGTATTCCAGACGCCATCATTCTGGACAAAATGTTCACTGACCACGTTTTCAAAGTTACCGAAGTCAAGAACAAGAGACTCCTCGCAAGTCTACTGGAGACAAAAGGGCTCCACATAACCGATGCAGAAGTCCTAGTCATTGCACGAGAACAAAACGGCATAGCAGTTATCGACGATGAGGTAGCAAGAAAAACCGCACGGATATTCGCAATATCGTATGTAGGCACACCTTGTATCCTGATGAGAGCTGTCTGTCACGGGCTGATTACAAAAGAAAGAGCAAAACAAGCCATAAACGAAATGACCCTCCAAGGCTGGAGATGCAGCCTAGAAAGCTACTCAAAAATAATGGAAGCCCTAGAAAGATGCGACAAGCGGCAAGGAAGAACACGAATCGAAAAACCAAAGAAATAA